The Actinomyces wuliandei genome contains the following window.
TACCTACCCCTGCTGGTCGGGCGGGCACTGAGCGTGGAGCGCGACCTCACCATCATCACCACGTCCCTTCCTACAGCCATGGAGATGAGCGAGCGTCCCCGCACCCGGGTCATCAGCGTCGGTGGGCGGGTACGACGCACCACCATGGGGGTCGTCGACTTCTGGGCTCTGGGCACCCTGCGGCAGATGACCCCGGACCTGGCTTTTGTCGGCGCAAACGGTGTCAGCGAGGACGGCTGGCTGTCCACCCCTGACCCTGCTGTCGCCTCCGTCAAGGAGACCGTCATTGCCTCGGCCCGGCGCAGCGTCTTCGTGGGAGGCCATGAGAAGTTCGGGCGCCAGACATTCACCCGCTTCGCCCACGTGCGGGAGATGGAGGTGATCCTGACCGGCCACGAGCTACGCTCCACGACGGCGCAGCGCCTGTCGCTCCTGGGCACCAAGGTGGAGCGGGTCTAGGTCCGGTGCCACGGCCACAGGTCATAGAGGCCGGGGAGCACCCCCTCGCGTGAGGAGGCGGGGCCGTCCACCAGATGTGGGTTAGGTGCGGCCGGGGGGCACCCCCTCGCGTGAGGAGGCGGGGTCGCGTACCGGGGTCTACGAGATCGAAGTCCGTCTCGTGCCCCTAGCGTGTGGGTGCGGGGTAGTAGGGGGCCAGGGCCAGGCGCAGCTCGTAGAGCTCGCGCAGGGAGGCGCTGACCTCGTCACGCGGCAGCACCACCCGCCCCAGGCCCACCAGCACCCGGTCCCACCACCCCAGCGGACGCGGCACCGCCTCACGCCCCACCAGGCCCACCACCAGCTCGGCCGTGCCCGCCGGGCCAGCAGGCTCGGCCACACCCGCCGCGCCCTCCCCGTAGCGCACCAGGTGCAGCACGTCGTTGGTCTCCACCACCTGACGCACCACCCGCTCACCAGCCGACAGCCCCTCCACCGACAACCGCACCCCCGGACGCACCCGGGTGACCTCCCGCCACAGCGGCTCCACCACCTGCTCACCCACGCGCTCCACCAGCACCGAGCGGCCCTCCTCCACGATCCGGCGCACACCGCCCACAGCCAGCGCCACCACGATCAGCACCAGCACCACCAGGAACAGCACGTGACGCACCTCCCGGCCCCCAGGCCCAGCCAGCCCCGCCAGCGAGGCCACACCCACGCCCGCGTAGACCACCGTCAGCCCCGCCGCCACCAGCAGCGACACCAGGGACACCCGTGCCGCCCCTGGCTGCCCCCTGCGCACCAGCGCCGACACCGCGCCCGCACCCAGGGCCACCGCCATCGCGGCCAGGGCCACCTCGTAGGTCCCGTAGTAGACCCCCACCCAGGCCGAGACCCCCGCCTGGTCGTAGGGGTAGAGCAGGCCGCCCTCACGCAGCGGCATCGCCGCCGCAGCCACACAGTCCACCACACCCAGCACGGCGCCCGCCCCGGCCACCCGCCAGGCCGCACGCCGCGACAGCCCGCCACGCCGGAACGTCATCACCAGCACCGCCACCGACACCATCGTCACCAGGAACACCAGGCGCTTGACCAGGTCCACCACCACCTGGTCCCCGTAAACCGCCTCGTACTCGCGCAGCAGCACCGACACGAGCATGGACGCGGCAGCCAGCTGGAGCAGCCGCGTGCGCGGCCCGCTGCCCCGGTGCACCACAGCCACCACCACAACCAGCGCCACCAGGGCGACAAGGACTGAAACAACAACCGACAACATGGCACACCTTCTGTCTCTGGGTGGGGAACAGGGGTCTGTCCTGCCTCATCACGGAACAGGAAAACTGTACACGCACGAATGGGCGCAAGGAAGCTGCGCACCTGCACAAAGTCTCGCGAACTCGGTCACCCCACCCCCGGCCCCCACACCCACCCCCGGGAGCTGGGGGTCGGGGAGCCTGGCCGGTCACCCTGCCCCCGCCCCACCTCCACCCTCACAAAGCGGTCACCGTCACAGTCCATAGCGGTCAGCTCAGGGTGGCGCTGCTCCCTCTTCTCACCAGCCCTACCCGCCGCCCCCGTCACCACACGGTCACATCACCACAGGCCGCGCCAGCAGCGCGAACACACCACGGAGGCACCGCAACAGTGCGACCGCGACAACCGGGCGCACCGGTCGACAAGCAGTCAGAAAGCGGTCACCTCCTCTCAACGGACCGGGCAACCACGAGACCCGCACCACAGCCCACGATAGAAACACGGGCGGTCACGGCTACGGAAACCACAGTGCCGTCGCCACCGGGCCAGCCCGCAGACACCGTCGTCTCACACCGAGGTCTATCAATGCCTAGCTCAAACCCAGTGGTGGCCGCGATCCAGCGCACCGGATTCCCCACCGACCTGGCCGTCGGGTTCCTGGCCGTCATCATCTTCGTCATCGGGGACGGGATCGAGGCCGTGTGGATCGTCAGCTACTTGTCCAGCGACGCCGTTGGCTTCGACACCTCGCAAGGTACTGACATCTACACCGCCTACGGCGTCGTTGTCGCCGTGGGAGCCTTCCTCTCCGGCGCCCTGTGCGACGGCATCGGGCCGCGCAGGGTCATGCTCATCGGCTTCCTGTCCTTCATGGTCTTCGACTTCCTGTTCATCGT
Protein-coding sequences here:
- a CDS encoding DeoR/GlpR family DNA-binding transcription regulator; translated protein: MGSARDRREVLLALIREHGTLAVSDLSTQFGVSQETARRDVRALEDRGLVTRSYGEVTAVDVSTFETDRAFRETHQTEEKLRIAATANRYVDTAETIFLDEGYLPLLVGRALSVERDLTIITTSLPTAMEMSERPRTRVISVGGRVRRTTMGVVDFWALGTLRQMTPDLAFVGANGVSEDGWLSTPDPAVASVKETVIASARRSVFVGGHEKFGRQTFTRFAHVREMEVILTGHELRSTTAQRLSLLGTKVERV